A stretch of the Arachis stenosperma cultivar V10309 chromosome 6, arast.V10309.gnm1.PFL2, whole genome shotgun sequence genome encodes the following:
- the LOC130932671 gene encoding probable xyloglucan glycosyltransferase 12, which translates to MAPLFNMFGKNKESHRGTPVVVKMENPNWSMVELEAPSEEDFIVTTTATTTSHNTSSRDKARGKNAKQLTWVLLLKAHRAAGCLASLPPALLSLASAVKRRVVSGRTDAENDSDVNGVGVGVGREKENHRVKARFYYCIKLFLYLSVILLCFEVAAHYFKGWNFVHFGAPHLHLEQFWSHFGVKGLFGWVYSRWVLIRVEYLAPPLQFLANVCIVLFLIQSLDRLVLCLGCFWIRYKKIKNVAAEDYGDLDLESGEKKGFFPMVLVQIPMCNEREVYQQSIGAVCNLDWPKSKLLIQVLDDSDDPITQSLISDEVKKWQQEGANIVYRHRVIREGYKAGNLKSAMSCSYVKDYEFVAIFDADFQPTADFLKRTVPHFKDNDELGLVQTRWSFVNKDENLLTRLQNINLAFHFEVEQQVNGIFLNFFGFNGTAGVWRIKALEDAGGWLERTTVEDMDIAVRAHLHGWKFIFLNDVECQCELPESYEAYRKQQHRWHSGPMQLFRLCLPAIIRSKISLSKKFNIIFLFFLLRKLILPFYSFTLFCIILPMTMFVPEAELPAWVVCYIPATMSFLNILPAPKSFPFIVPYLLFENTMSVTKFNAMISGLFQLGSAYEWVVTKKSGRSSEGDLVSMVEKPPKHHQRVASAPVLAENNEEIQRQEKKKIASSSSSSSKKNKKHNRIYMKELALAFLLLTASARSLLSAQGIHFYFLLFQGISFLLVGLDLIGEQVD; encoded by the exons ATGGCACCTTTATTCAACATGTTTGGGAAGAACAAAGAGAGCCATAGAGGTACCCCTGTGGTGGTGAAGATGGAGAATCCAAACTGGTCCATGGTTGAACTTGAAGCTCCTTCTGAAGAAGACTTCATTGTtacaacaacagcaacaacaacatcaCACAACACTTCATCAAGAGACAAAGCAAGAGGGAAAAACGCAAAGCAACTAACTTGGGTTCTTCTCCTTAAAGCTCACAGAGCCGCAGGTTGTTTGGCTTCTTTGCCTCCTGCATTGTTGTCCCTTGCTTCTGCTGTTAAACGACGTGTCGTTTCTGGAAGAACTGATGCTGAAAACGACAGTGATGTTAATGGTGTTGGTGTCGGTGTTGGGAGGGAGAAGGAAAATCATAGGGTTAAGGCAAGGTTCTATTATTGTATCAAGTTGTTTCTTTATTTATCTGTGATCTTACTTTGTTTTGAGGTTGCTGCTCACTACTTCAAAGGTTGGAACTTTGTTCACTTTGGTGCACCCCATCTTCATTTGGAGCAATTTTGGTCACATTTTGGGGTTAAGGGCTTGTTTGGTTGGGTTTATTCTCGGTGGGTCTTGATCCGTGTGGAGTACCTTGCTCCACCATTGCAGTTCCTTGCCAATGTCTGCATTGTGTTGTTCCTTATTCAGAGCTTGGATAGGCTTGTGCTTTGCTTGGGTTGTTTTTGGATCCGGTATAAGAAGATCAAGAATGTTGCTGCTGAAGATTATGGTGATTTAGATCTTGAATCTGGGGAGAAGAAAGGGTTCTTTCCTATGGTGTTAGTCCAGATCCCCATGTGCAATGAGAGAGAG GTTTATCAGCAATCGATTGGTGCTGTTTGCAATTTGGATTGGCCTAAGTCCAAGTTGCTAATTCAAGTTCTAGACGATTCAGATGATCCAATAACACAATCTTTGATCAGTGATGAGGTGAAGAAATGGCAACAAGAGGGTGCCAACATTGTGTATCGGCATAGGGTGATCAGAGAGGGTTACAAGGCAGGTAACTTGAAATCTGCCATGAGTTGTAGCTATGTGAAAGACTACGAGTTTGTCGCAATTTTCGATGCTGATTTTCAGCCTACTGCTGATTTCCTTAAAAGAACAGTTCCTCATTTTAAG GATAACGACGAATTGGGATTAGTTCAAACGAGATGGTCTTTTGTGAACAAGGATGAGAACCTTTTAACACGGTTACAGAACATTAATTTGGCTTTCCATTTTGAGGTTGAGCAGCAAGTAAATGGGATCTTCCTTAATTTCTTTGGGTTCAATGGCACCGCCGGAGTGTGGAGAATTAAGGCCTTGGAGGATGCCGGTGGTTGGTTGGAGAGGACCACTGTTGAGGACATGGACATTGCCGTTCGAGCTCATCTTCATGGCTGGAAATTCATCTTCCTCAATGATGTTGAG TGTCAATGTGAGCTACCAGAATCTTATGAAGCTTATAGGAAACAGCAACATAGATGGCATTCCGGACCAATGCAATTGTTTCGCCTTTGTTTGCCCGCCATCATACGCTCGAAG ATAAGCTtatcaaagaaattcaacatCATATTTCTGTTCTTTCTTCTTAGAAAATTGATACTACCCTTCTATTCATTCACACTATTCTGCATAATTCTGCCAATGACAATGTTTGTCCCGGAAGCCGAGCTCCCTGCTTGGGTTGTTTGCTACATTCCGGCCACAATGTCATTCCTTAACATCCTTCCCGCCCCGAAATCTTTCCCTTTTATAGTCCCTTACCTTCTCTTTGAGAACACAATGTCAGTCACCAAATTCAACGCCATGATCTCCGGCCTATTCCAGCTCGGTAGTGCGTACGAGTGGGTTGTAACCAAGAAATCCGGCCGATCCTCTGAAGGCGACCTAGTTTCCATGGTCGAGAAACCACCAAAGCATCATCAAAGAGTGGCCTCGGCACCTGTTCTCGCCGAAAATAACGAAGAGATCCAAAggcaagagaagaagaaaattgcatcatcatcctcatcatcatcaaagaagaataagaagcataatagaatatatatgAAGGAACTTGCTTTGGCCTTTTTGCTTCTAACAGCCTCAGCAAGGTCTCTTCTTTCAGCACAAGGAATCCATTTCTACTTCTTGCTTTTCCAAGGGATTTCATTCCTTTTGGTTGGTCTAGACTTGATTGGTGAACAAGTTGATTGA
- the LOC130935624 gene encoding transcription factor bHLH74-like isoform X2 has translation MGGHENAMGFHHGNESILTNNVNVSEMDMSSSMSLAKSSSSDVVVPNSNPFLASSSSWDPIVSLSQSQTFGGSSMVTTHNSDFGNSSSYPFVQYMSDSTNLEGIMVHKIPSFGSGNFSEIVGSFCQEGSSDIPNMGFRPSYNHGNDAGTERATMNEQSQVEDSITEDGAPGTAPSGNRRKRMLDHDSSFSPNKNAGGDELKDSPRTISDGAKEHEKKAKVEQNVSADLRGKQPAKQSKENSPSGEAPKENFIHVRARRGQATNSHSLAERVRREKISERMRLLQELVPGCNKITGKAVMLDEIINYVQSLQQQVEFLSMKLATVNPELNFDVERILSKEILQSRLGHGIVGYGVGMSSPHPFSNGSFQGNMAGMPSTSTQFPPLPQGVLDHEFQSLYGMGYDPNTALDNLGPNGRLKTEL, from the exons ATGGGGGGTCATGAGAATGCAATGGGGTTTCATCATGGAAATGAGAGCATTCTGACAAATAATGTTAATGTCTCAGAAATGGATATGAGTTCTTCTATGTCATTGGCTAagtcttcttcttcagatgTTGTTGTACCTAATAGTAACCCTTttcttgcttcttcttcttcttgggATCCAATTGTTTCCTTAAGCCAATCTCAAACTTTTGGAGGGTCATCAATGGTTACTACTCACAATAGTGATTTTGGAAATTCCTCATCTTACCCTTTTGTTCAATATATGTCTGACTCAACCAATCTTGAGGGCATTATGGTCCACAAAATTCCATCTTTTGGTAGTGGAAACTTCTCAGAAATTGTTGGATCCTTTTGTCAAGAAGGGTCTTCTGATATACCTAACATGGGGTTTAGACCAAGTTATAATCATGGCAATGATGCTGGAACCGAAAGAGCTACAATGAATGAACAATCTCAGGTTGAGGACTCAATTACTGAAGATGGTGCACCAGGAACTGCACCTAGTGGAAATCGAAGAAAGCGCATGCTTGATCATGATTCTTCTTTCAGTCCAAACAAG AATGCTGGTGGCGATGAACTGAAAGACTCTCCAAGGACGATATCTGATGGTGCTAAAGAACACGAAAAGAAGGCGAAAGTCGAGCAGAATGTGAGTGCTGATTTGCGAGGCAAGCAACCAGCAAAGCAATCAAAAGAAAATTCTCCAAGTGGAGAAGCTCCTAAAGAAAATTTCATCCATGTGAGAGCAAGAAGGGGTCAAGCTACAAACAGTCACAGCCTTGCAGAAAGG GTGAGAAGAGAAAAGATTAGTGAGAGAATGAGATTGCTCCAAGAACTTGTTCCAGGGTGCAACAAG ATAACTGGCAAAGCAGTAATGCTGGATGAGATTATAAACTATGTGCAGTCACTGCAGCAACAAGTTGAG TTTTTGTCCATGAAACTTGCCACAGTGAACCCGGAACTGAATTTTGACGTAGAACGGATCCTGTCGAAGGAA ATTCTTCAATCGCGCTTAGGACATGGAATTGTTGGATATGGTGTTGGTATGAGCTCCCCTCACCCATTCTCCAATGGAAgttttcaaggaaacatggCTGGCATGCCTAGTACATCAACACAATTCCCTCCTTTGCCTCAG GGTGTTTTGGATCATGAGTTCCAAAGTCTTTATGGAATGGGGTATGATCCTAATACAGCACTTGACAATTTGGGACCAAATG GAAGATTGAAAACAGAATTATAG
- the LOC130935624 gene encoding transcription factor bHLH74-like isoform X1 yields MGGHENAMGFHHGNESILTNNVNVSEMDMSSSMSLAKSSSSDVVVPNSNPFLASSSSWDPIVSLSQSQTFGGSSMVTTHNSDFGNSSSYPFVQYMSDSTNLEGIMVHKIPSFGSGNFSEIVGSFCQEGSSDIPNMGFRPSYNHGNDAGTERATMNEQSQVEDSITEDGAPGTAPSGNRRKRMLDHDSSFSPNKNAGGDELKDSPRTISDGAKEHEKKAKVEQNVSADLRGKQPAKQSKENSPSGEAPKENFIHVRARRGQATNSHSLAERVRREKISERMRLLQELVPGCNKITGKAVMLDEIINYVQSLQQQVEFLSMKLATVNPELNFDVERILSKEILQSRLGHGIVGYGVGMSSPHPFSNGSFQGNMAGMPSTSTQFPPLPQGVLDHEFQSLYGMGYDPNTALDNLGPNVSCLSGRLKTEL; encoded by the exons ATGGGGGGTCATGAGAATGCAATGGGGTTTCATCATGGAAATGAGAGCATTCTGACAAATAATGTTAATGTCTCAGAAATGGATATGAGTTCTTCTATGTCATTGGCTAagtcttcttcttcagatgTTGTTGTACCTAATAGTAACCCTTttcttgcttcttcttcttcttgggATCCAATTGTTTCCTTAAGCCAATCTCAAACTTTTGGAGGGTCATCAATGGTTACTACTCACAATAGTGATTTTGGAAATTCCTCATCTTACCCTTTTGTTCAATATATGTCTGACTCAACCAATCTTGAGGGCATTATGGTCCACAAAATTCCATCTTTTGGTAGTGGAAACTTCTCAGAAATTGTTGGATCCTTTTGTCAAGAAGGGTCTTCTGATATACCTAACATGGGGTTTAGACCAAGTTATAATCATGGCAATGATGCTGGAACCGAAAGAGCTACAATGAATGAACAATCTCAGGTTGAGGACTCAATTACTGAAGATGGTGCACCAGGAACTGCACCTAGTGGAAATCGAAGAAAGCGCATGCTTGATCATGATTCTTCTTTCAGTCCAAACAAG AATGCTGGTGGCGATGAACTGAAAGACTCTCCAAGGACGATATCTGATGGTGCTAAAGAACACGAAAAGAAGGCGAAAGTCGAGCAGAATGTGAGTGCTGATTTGCGAGGCAAGCAACCAGCAAAGCAATCAAAAGAAAATTCTCCAAGTGGAGAAGCTCCTAAAGAAAATTTCATCCATGTGAGAGCAAGAAGGGGTCAAGCTACAAACAGTCACAGCCTTGCAGAAAGG GTGAGAAGAGAAAAGATTAGTGAGAGAATGAGATTGCTCCAAGAACTTGTTCCAGGGTGCAACAAG ATAACTGGCAAAGCAGTAATGCTGGATGAGATTATAAACTATGTGCAGTCACTGCAGCAACAAGTTGAG TTTTTGTCCATGAAACTTGCCACAGTGAACCCGGAACTGAATTTTGACGTAGAACGGATCCTGTCGAAGGAA ATTCTTCAATCGCGCTTAGGACATGGAATTGTTGGATATGGTGTTGGTATGAGCTCCCCTCACCCATTCTCCAATGGAAgttttcaaggaaacatggCTGGCATGCCTAGTACATCAACACAATTCCCTCCTTTGCCTCAG GGTGTTTTGGATCATGAGTTCCAAAGTCTTTATGGAATGGGGTATGATCCTAATACAGCACTTGACAATTTGGGACCAAATG TGTCATGTTTATCAGGAAGATTGAAAACAGAATTATAG